One window of candidate division WOR-3 bacterium genomic DNA carries:
- a CDS encoding DUF4837 family protein, giving the protein MIKKQKTCLILLLVVLVNSGCKRNVLPHSIGARDQIVVISSPEFVLDSLINVLEKVEYYPTAEEVYNVKKASWAEFERYKFWRNLILVGTLGSSYIREVLKEEASEKNEKEPQIFLGQDLWVRLQTVIVIAGATQDKTQKLVENAAKKIYEILREEETNRFKGVVYMNGYQRRETEKMNSFLGASFEIPLGYRLARAENNFMTYIRRDPDRLVTLLCQSSPIKNPIRFRDSLFLRYFKGDEIVMDSFYVTTERGEKRLVRLTALDTFNFKNKKAIRIKGVWKNEKIEGGPMGGPFVSYIFERSGKWYFLDGHVFAPGKKKWPFLEEVDIILNTFQEAE; this is encoded by the coding sequence ATGATAAAAAAGCAGAAAACTTGCTTAATTCTCTTACTGGTGGTCTTAGTAAATAGTGGTTGCAAAAGAAACGTTCTACCCCACTCAATAGGGGCTCGGGACCAGATTGTTGTTATTTCTTCTCCAGAGTTTGTTTTGGATTCTTTAATTAATGTATTAGAAAAAGTTGAGTATTATCCCACTGCTGAGGAGGTTTACAATGTAAAAAAAGCAAGTTGGGCTGAATTTGAACGTTACAAATTCTGGCGTAATCTGATTTTGGTGGGAACTTTGGGAAGTTCTTATATTAGAGAAGTATTAAAGGAGGAAGCAAGCGAAAAAAATGAAAAAGAACCTCAAATTTTTTTAGGGCAAGATTTATGGGTAAGACTTCAAACAGTAATAGTAATTGCAGGAGCCACTCAGGATAAGACACAAAAACTTGTTGAAAATGCTGCAAAGAAAATATATGAAATTTTAAGAGAGGAAGAGACAAATAGATTCAAAGGGGTAGTTTATATGAATGGGTATCAAAGGAGAGAAACAGAGAAAATGAATTCTTTCTTAGGAGCTTCTTTTGAAATTCCTTTAGGGTATAGATTAGCTAGAGCTGAAAATAATTTTATGACTTATATAAGAAGGGATCCTGATAGGTTAGTTACTCTTTTATGCCAAAGTAGTCCCATAAAGAATCCAATTAGATTTCGTGATAGTCTTTTTTTGAGGTATTTTAAAGGGGATGAAATTGTTATGGATAGTTTTTATGTCACAACTGAAAGAGGAGAAAAAAGATTAGTTAGATTAACCGCTTTAGATACTTTTAATTTTAAGAACAAGAAGGCGATTAGAATTAAAGGGGTTTGGAAGAATGAGAAGATTGAAGGAGGCCCTATGGGAGGTCCTTTTGTTAGTTATATATTTGAGAGATCTGGGAAATGGTATTTTCTTGATGGGCATGTTTTTGCTCCAGGCAAGAAAAAATGGCCTTTTTTGGAAGAAGTGGATATAATACTGAATACATTTCAAGAGGCAGAATAA
- a CDS encoding DUF2723 domain-containing protein codes for MKIGEFLFEKFKNGILGFFIVFFILFSVYLYTIAPTVSFWDCGEFIACAHILGVPHPPGTPFYVLIGRIFDIILPFKEVAKRINIISALSTACAGGFLYLVIIKVLKRFKENKGKEISSFVHLIAIFSSIGAGFCFSVWDSAVEAEVYAPSLFCLVLGLWIILSWEKNIGEKGNDNLLLILLYLLALSFGIHMMPLLLLPGVFLFIILSNWKVLKNPKIIIWTIFLILIGVSTYFYLMIRARANPPINENAPKTFAKLWSVIRREQYGKMNLYPRHTSLATGLSFFPALFEQFKVFFKYFSWQFFPYPRENVGHLLQYVSIIGTSLYVLMGLWGIILHFKFDKKSFWLLFILYILLTAGLVVYLNHEFSPSDPNPTHQPREPRERDYFWGAGFFLFMFYVFISFYYLYERFFKKKNFRYYVVGLSFIFGFIPFVSNIKSHVNRRGNWIADEYAYNLLSCPEENSILFTNGDNDTFPLWFLQEVKGYRKFDAKRKKGVRVACLPLMNGESYIKQMKLDGIPMDFDSPFRGTGIEATYLRERKSGKTNLEFEDWVIDNVGYLPTKDNKLIFRKEIVIRNIILSSQGIKPTYEALTLPVDSFVKRYIKEDFNPSINIYYSVTVAFSETKWLEGHLLLEGFAFKLVGKREKNMNIPYFIDLFKNKLRFEAAKNPNVYVGEADESVFHNYVYVLYNFGAELRREVLPDHKLLNIREYRRNLEEEEKQKLRNSANLLKTSIILAKDSVLLSIVLNELRGEYFLLREPDSLLVFIEEILKRRDYFPVVSFFKGIVLLDKLVISENLNQEQRNKLEEKIEKIFEEVIRVVDEKEKANGYIGLFELYKEINATQKMELLVKELVLYPEFFYSVFAYYYNLKRDKETSIYLLKNWLEVNKYDKKAENLLNSLTGGLSK; via the coding sequence GTGAAAATAGGTGAATTTCTTTTTGAGAAATTTAAGAATGGTATTTTAGGTTTTTTTATTGTTTTTTTTATTCTATTTTCAGTTTATTTATATACAATTGCTCCAACCGTTTCTTTTTGGGACTGTGGAGAATTTATTGCTTGTGCTCATATCTTAGGAGTGCCACATCCTCCAGGAACGCCTTTTTATGTATTAATCGGTAGAATATTTGATATAATTCTGCCTTTTAAAGAAGTTGCAAAAAGAATAAATATAATTTCTGCTCTTTCAACTGCTTGTGCAGGAGGGTTTCTTTATCTTGTAATTATTAAGGTTTTAAAGAGATTCAAAGAAAATAAAGGGAAAGAAATATCCTCTTTTGTTCATTTAATAGCGATTTTTTCCTCTATAGGAGCTGGTTTTTGTTTTAGTGTTTGGGATAGCGCTGTTGAGGCAGAAGTTTATGCACCTTCACTTTTTTGCTTAGTTTTAGGCTTATGGATTATTTTAAGCTGGGAGAAAAATATTGGAGAAAAAGGCAATGATAATTTGCTACTAATTTTATTATATCTTTTGGCTTTATCTTTCGGAATTCATATGATGCCTTTGCTTCTTTTGCCAGGTGTATTTTTATTTATTATACTTTCAAACTGGAAGGTTCTGAAAAATCCTAAAATTATTATTTGGACTATTTTCCTCATTTTAATAGGTGTCTCTACTTATTTCTACTTGATGATTCGTGCTCGAGCCAATCCTCCTATAAATGAAAATGCGCCAAAAACTTTCGCTAAATTATGGTCGGTGATAAGAAGAGAACAATATGGAAAGATGAATTTATATCCAAGGCACACTTCTCTTGCAACAGGACTTTCTTTCTTCCCTGCTTTATTTGAACAATTCAAGGTGTTTTTTAAATATTTTTCTTGGCAGTTTTTCCCTTATCCAAGAGAAAACGTAGGTCATTTACTTCAGTATGTTTCTATAATTGGAACCTCTTTATATGTTTTAATGGGTCTTTGGGGTATTATTTTACATTTTAAATTTGATAAAAAGAGTTTTTGGTTATTATTTATTCTTTATATTCTTTTAACTGCTGGGTTGGTTGTTTATTTAAATCATGAGTTTTCTCCTTCGGATCCAAATCCAACTCATCAACCCAGAGAGCCAAGAGAAAGGGACTATTTTTGGGGGGCTGGTTTTTTCTTATTTATGTTTTATGTTTTTATTTCTTTTTACTACCTTTATGAAAGATTCTTTAAAAAGAAAAATTTTAGGTATTATGTGGTTGGCTTAAGTTTCATCTTTGGCTTTATCCCTTTTGTTTCAAATATAAAAAGTCATGTAAATAGGAGAGGAAATTGGATTGCTGATGAATATGCTTACAATCTTCTTTCCTGCCCAGAAGAGAATTCCATTCTTTTTACTAATGGAGATAATGACACTTTTCCTCTTTGGTTTCTTCAGGAAGTTAAAGGCTATAGAAAATTTGATGCTAAAAGAAAAAAAGGAGTTAGAGTGGCTTGTTTACCTCTTATGAATGGTGAATCCTATATAAAACAGATGAAATTAGATGGGATCCCAATGGATTTTGATTCGCCTTTTAGGGGAACTGGGATTGAGGCAACTTATTTGAGAGAAAGAAAATCTGGAAAGACTAATTTAGAATTTGAAGATTGGGTCATAGATAATGTTGGTTATCTTCCTACAAAAGATAATAAATTGATTTTTCGTAAAGAAATCGTTATTCGTAACATTATTCTTTCTTCTCAAGGGATTAAGCCTACCTACGAGGCTCTTACACTTCCAGTAGACTCTTTTGTTAAAAGATATATAAAGGAAGATTTTAATCCATCTATAAATATTTATTACTCGGTTACCGTTGCTTTTTCGGAAACAAAATGGTTAGAAGGCCATCTTCTGTTAGAAGGTTTCGCTTTTAAATTGGTTGGGAAGAGAGAAAAAAATATGAATATTCCTTATTTTATTGATTTGTTTAAAAATAAACTGCGTTTTGAAGCAGCGAAAAATCCAAATGTTTATGTTGGAGAGGCAGATGAGAGTGTTTTCCATAATTATGTTTATGTCCTTTATAATTTTGGAGCAGAATTGAGGAGAGAAGTTTTGCCAGACCATAAGCTTTTGAATATCAGAGAATATAGAAGAAATTTAGAAGAAGAGGAAAAACAAAAATTGAGAAATTCTGCAAATTTACTAAAGACATCTATAATTTTGGCAAAAGATAGCGTTTTATTATCTATTGTATTAAATGAATTGAGGGGAGAATATTTCCTTCTGAGGGAGCCTGATAGTTTATTGGTATTTATTGAAGAGATATTAAAAAGAAGAGATTATTTCCCTGTTGTATCTTTTTTCAAAGGGATTGTTTTACTTGACAAATTGGTAATTTCTGAGAATCTAAACCAAGAGCAAAGAAACAAATTGGAGGAAAAAATAGAAAAAATATTTGAGGAAGTAATAAGAGTTGTGGATGAGAAAGAGAAGGCAAATGGGTATATAGGGCTTTTTGAATTATACAAGGAAATAAATGCTACCCAGAAAATGGAATTGTTGGTGAAGGAGTTAGTTTTGTATCCTGAATTTTTTTATTCGGTTTTTGCATATTACTACAATTTAAAGAGAGACAAAGAAACTTCAATTTATTTGTTAAAAAACTGGTTGGAGGTAAATAAATATGATAAAAAAGCAGAAAACTTGCTTAATTCTCTTACTGGTGGTCTTAGTAAATAG
- the ftsH gene encoding ATP-dependent zinc metalloprotease FtsH: protein MPEEKNKKEPQNKVQILKPFLIWAVFFSSLYIIFQYTKMERPKEVSFTMFWELVEEGKVSKVTFSGVDMIGELKDKAGLVETRLPFEDPELPKELVKRGIEVKTQIKIDFLKIGQLLFPILFMVFLFYFLMSRLRGSANEALSFGQSRAKEIRFTSVDVTFDDVAGVDEAKEELQEIVEFLKNPSKFKKLGAEIPKGVLLVGAPGTGKTLLAKAVAGEAKVPFYSISGSDFVEMFVGVGAARVRDLFRRAKMNTPCIVFIDEIDAVGRYRGAGIGGGHDEREQTLNALLVEMDGFDTNEGIIVISATNRPDILDPALLRPGRFDRRVVVPMPDMKGREAILKVHTKKIPLGSDVDLSVIAKTTPGFSGADIQNLCNEAALIAASRGKDKVESEDFDEAKDKILMGRERKSMLISEEEKKLVAYHEAGHTIASLFTKHSDPIHKVTIIPRGASLGLTQQLPLDDKRTYSKEYLEARLVVLLGGRAAEELKFKTVSTGAGNDLQNATEIARKMICEWGMSDNLGPITLERDTDSIFLGKRLAKEREYSEETARQVDLEIKNFVEKAHNIAKTIIKKHKKELDKVAEALLEKEVLTGDEVKEIVYGRGKNKEGDKRNN from the coding sequence ATGCCTGAGGAGAAAAACAAGAAAGAACCACAAAATAAAGTTCAAATTTTAAAACCCTTTTTGATATGGGCTGTATTTTTTAGCTCTTTATACATCATTTTTCAATATACTAAAATGGAAAGACCAAAAGAGGTGAGCTTTACTATGTTCTGGGAATTGGTTGAAGAAGGGAAAGTAAGTAAGGTGACTTTTTCGGGTGTGGATATGATAGGGGAGTTAAAGGATAAAGCTGGACTTGTGGAAACTCGTCTTCCTTTTGAAGACCCAGAATTACCAAAAGAGTTAGTGAAAAGAGGAATAGAAGTAAAAACACAGATTAAAATAGATTTTTTGAAAATTGGGCAACTTTTGTTTCCTATTTTGTTTATGGTATTTTTATTTTATTTCTTGATGAGTAGACTTCGTGGAAGTGCGAATGAAGCTTTGAGCTTTGGGCAAAGTAGAGCAAAGGAGATTCGTTTTACTTCTGTGGATGTGACTTTTGACGATGTTGCGGGTGTTGATGAAGCTAAGGAAGAGCTCCAAGAAATTGTGGAGTTTCTAAAAAACCCTTCTAAGTTTAAAAAGCTGGGGGCAGAGATCCCTAAAGGAGTTTTACTCGTAGGTGCTCCTGGAACGGGAAAGACTCTTCTTGCAAAAGCTGTGGCAGGAGAGGCTAAGGTTCCCTTTTATTCAATAAGTGGATCTGATTTTGTTGAGATGTTTGTGGGAGTTGGAGCAGCAAGGGTGAGAGATCTTTTTAGAAGAGCTAAGATGAATACCCCTTGCATTGTATTTATTGATGAAATTGACGCTGTAGGTAGATATAGAGGAGCTGGTATTGGGGGTGGGCATGATGAGAGAGAGCAGACTTTGAATGCCTTGCTTGTAGAAATGGATGGTTTTGATACGAACGAGGGTATTATAGTAATTTCGGCTACAAATAGACCAGATATTCTTGACCCAGCTCTTCTTCGTCCTGGGAGATTTGATAGAAGAGTCGTAGTGCCAATGCCTGATATGAAAGGAAGGGAAGCGATTTTAAAAGTCCATACAAAGAAGATTCCTTTGGGAAGCGATGTTGATTTGTCTGTGATTGCAAAGACAACACCAGGCTTTAGTGGAGCTGACATTCAAAATCTATGTAACGAAGCTGCTTTAATTGCTGCTTCAAGAGGAAAGGATAAGGTGGAAAGTGAAGATTTTGATGAGGCGAAAGATAAAATTTTGATGGGTAGAGAAAGGAAATCAATGCTTATTTCTGAGGAGGAGAAAAAGCTAGTTGCTTACCATGAGGCAGGGCATACAATTGCTTCTCTTTTTACTAAACATAGCGATCCCATTCATAAGGTTACAATCATCCCAAGAGGTGCCTCTCTTGGGCTTACTCAGCAATTGCCTCTTGATGATAAAAGGACTTATTCTAAGGAATATCTTGAGGCAAGATTGGTTGTTTTGCTTGGGGGAAGAGCAGCAGAGGAGTTAAAATTTAAGACGGTTTCAACTGGTGCCGGTAATGACCTTCAAAATGCTACTGAAATAGCAAGGAAGATGATCTGTGAATGGGGTATGAGTGATAACCTTGGTCCCATTACACTTGAAAGAGATACAGATAGTATTTTTCTTGGTAAAAGGCTTGCAAAAGAAAGAGAATATTCTGAAGAAACAGCTCGTCAGGTTGACCTTGAGATAAAAAATTTTGTGGAAAAGGCTCATAATATAGCAAAGACAATAATTAAGAAACATAAAAAAGAACTAGATAAAGTTGCAGAAGCTCTCCTTGAGAAAGAAGTTCTTACGGGAGATGAAGTGAAAGAAATTGTTTATGGACGAGGAAAGAATAAAGAAGGCGATAAGAGAAATAATTGA
- the folP gene encoding dihydropteroate synthase yields MKVRKRLISNLKEAKKAVELVGTSKEVQDSMAEKTIFCVLEIEKIPSPAANIIKQIAISRGTDAIVHKDVVSNKIENSTVLLPGTIRELKLISEELKKQPFGLKILSEEISKVLSEFEISKSDFLIMGVLNVTPDSFSDGGDYFGEVEARERFYEMIKEGADIIDIGAESSRPGSKRITVEEELNRLYKLFPLIEESPVPISIDTYKGEVAEAALSKGASIVNDISALRMDKKMVDVVRSYDSKVVLMHMKGTPETMQVDPYYEDVIEEIKEFFKERIDFCLSHGIKEDKIILDPGIGFGKRLIDNLMILSHLEEFTSYGFPLLVGASRKSFIGKITGEDFPKNRLDGSIATAVYSYLKGVSILRVHDVKETKNALSVIKAIKENRKND; encoded by the coding sequence ATGAAGGTTAGAAAAAGATTAATAAGTAATTTAAAAGAAGCTAAGAAAGCTGTAGAATTAGTTGGAACCTCTAAAGAAGTCCAGGATTCTATGGCAGAAAAAACTATTTTTTGTGTTCTTGAAATAGAGAAGATTCCTTCTCCGGCAGCAAATATTATAAAACAAATTGCAATCTCAAGAGGAACAGATGCAATTGTTCATAAGGATGTCGTTTCTAATAAAATTGAGAATTCTACTGTTTTGCTACCAGGAACAATAAGAGAACTAAAACTAATTTCTGAAGAGCTTAAAAAGCAACCCTTTGGTTTAAAAATACTTAGCGAAGAGATTTCAAAGGTTTTGTCAGAATTTGAGATATCTAAAAGTGATTTTTTAATTATGGGCGTTCTTAATGTTACACCAGATTCTTTTTCTGATGGTGGGGATTATTTTGGGGAAGTGGAAGCAAGGGAGAGATTTTATGAGATGATAAAAGAGGGTGCTGATATTATTGATATTGGAGCAGAATCTTCAAGGCCTGGTTCTAAAAGAATAACAGTAGAGGAAGAATTAAATAGGCTTTATAAGCTGTTCCCTTTAATTGAGGAAAGTCCTGTTCCTATTTCTATTGATACCTATAAAGGAGAGGTTGCTGAGGCAGCTCTATCTAAAGGTGCGAGCATCGTTAATGATATTTCTGCTCTTAGGATGGATAAGAAAATGGTGGATGTGGTTCGGAGCTATGATTCGAAGGTTGTTCTTATGCATATGAAAGGGACACCAGAGACAATGCAGGTAGACCCTTATTATGAGGATGTTATAGAAGAAATAAAAGAATTTTTTAAAGAAAGGATAGATTTTTGTTTATCACATGGTATTAAAGAAGATAAAATAATCCTGGATCCTGGAATTGGTTTTGGGAAAAGATTGATAGATAACCTAATGATTTTGTCTCATTTGGAAGAATTTACTTCATACGGATTTCCTCTTCTTGTTGGAGCTTCCCGGAAATCATTTATTGGAAAAATAACGGGAGAGGATTTTCCTAAAAATAGACTGGATGGGTCTATAGCTACGGCTGTTTATTCCTATTTAAAAGGAGTTTCTATTCTTAGGGTTCACGATGTTAAAGAAACAAAAAATGCTCTTTCGGTTATAAAGGCTATTAAGGAGAATAGAAAAAATGATTAA
- the tilS gene encoding tRNA lysidine(34) synthetase TilS, with protein sequence MIEYLIEIIKKKELLKDVKKVVIGFSGGPDSTFLREVLSTFKGMEIILAYFNHNLREDSEKEEDFVRKEAEKGGYKIKIKECDVRGFCKRNTLSIEEGARELRFAFLREVKEEERADVIALGHTLDDKIENFFIRLLRGSGFGLSQMDYRNGDLFRPLLDIRKKEIVDYLLRKKIPFYSDPTNESLNFLRNRIRKELIPLLEDLKEDAIMSIKRSIDNLRDIEEALRKQIDDVEINTHLTSAEIDRKVFEELPSACKFLVLSKMLSIFGCNLELKRAHLENFPRIGIIKLKNSSIEILPSKVIVAKNLEDEDKELPLSGSLLYGNYRIQTEIVSPPVEFNKNGCEFFDLDALELPILVRGRRKGDYIIGFRSMERKKLKDLFIDNKIPRVLRDRHPVIYDRKGIILVPGIKRSNRAPVEDKTKRILKIKIEEV encoded by the coding sequence ATGATTGAATATTTAATAGAAATAATAAAGAAGAAAGAACTTCTTAAGGATGTAAAGAAAGTAGTGATAGGTTTTTCTGGAGGGCCGGATTCTACTTTCTTAAGAGAAGTTCTTTCTACCTTTAAAGGAATGGAGATAATTCTTGCGTATTTTAATCATAATCTCAGAGAAGATTCTGAAAAAGAAGAAGATTTTGTTAGAAAAGAGGCAGAAAAAGGAGGTTATAAAATAAAAATAAAAGAATGCGATGTAAGAGGTTTTTGCAAGAGAAACACTCTCTCTATAGAAGAGGGGGCAAGAGAGCTTAGGTTCGCCTTCCTTAGGGAAGTAAAAGAAGAAGAGAGAGCTGATGTGATTGCTCTTGGACATACTCTTGATGATAAGATAGAAAATTTCTTTATTAGATTGTTAAGAGGTTCGGGTTTTGGTCTTTCTCAAATGGATTATAGGAATGGAGATCTTTTTAGACCTCTTTTAGATATTAGAAAGAAAGAGATTGTGGATTATCTTCTTAGAAAAAAAATTCCTTTTTATAGTGACCCTACCAACGAAAGTTTGAATTTCCTTAGAAATAGAATAAGAAAGGAATTAATACCTTTATTAGAGGATCTAAAAGAAGATGCAATTATGAGTATAAAAAGGAGTATTGATAATCTTAGGGATATTGAAGAAGCTTTAAGAAAACAGATAGATGATGTCGAGATAAACACTCATTTGACTTCTGCTGAGATTGATAGAAAGGTTTTTGAGGAACTCCCTTCTGCTTGTAAGTTTTTGGTTTTAAGTAAAATGCTTTCAATTTTTGGATGTAATTTGGAGTTAAAAAGGGCTCATTTAGAGAATTTTCCCAGAATAGGGATTATAAAATTGAAAAATTCAAGTATTGAAATTCTTCCTTCAAAAGTAATTGTGGCAAAAAATTTAGAGGATGAAGATAAAGAATTACCTCTTTCTGGCAGTTTGTTGTATGGAAATTATAGAATTCAGACAGAGATTGTTTCACCTCCTGTAGAGTTTAATAAAAATGGTTGTGAATTTTTTGATCTTGATGCTTTAGAGTTGCCTATTCTGGTAAGGGGAAGAAGAAAGGGTGATTATATTATTGGATTTAGATCAATGGAAAGAAAGAAACTGAAAGACTTGTTTATTGACAATAAGATTCCAAGAGTTCTAAGAGATAGGCATCCTGTAATTTATGATAGAAAAGGAATAATTCTTGTTCCAGGAATTAAAAGAAGTAATAGAGCTCCTGTAGAAGATAAAACGAAAAGGATTTTAAAAATTAAAATTGAAGAGGTTTAA
- the cdaA gene encoding diadenylate cyclase CdaA codes for MINFSWVDALDIFFVSLLIFVLIRFFVNTKSLPLILGLGIIFVVVFISKFLNLPTMKVIMEGVGGVWIIILIIIFQPEIRKALIRLSKMSKLGTFIMENVKDVAEEVSKALIQLSDKRMGALIAIERKVPLDSYIRSGIKMEALVSSDLLVSIFSIYSPLHDGAVIIREDQIVAARTILPLTDHPDLSPTLGTRHRAAIGLTEETDAICLVVSEETGAISMAVGGDYYGDLDHKELKNTIYDMLER; via the coding sequence ATGATTAATTTTTCTTGGGTAGATGCTTTGGACATTTTTTTTGTTTCTTTGCTTATTTTTGTATTAATAAGATTTTTTGTAAATACCAAGTCTCTTCCCCTTATTTTAGGTCTTGGGATTATTTTTGTGGTTGTTTTTATAAGTAAGTTTTTAAACTTACCAACAATGAAGGTTATTATGGAGGGTGTTGGGGGAGTTTGGATAATTATTCTCATTATAATTTTTCAACCCGAGATAAGGAAAGCATTAATTAGACTTAGTAAGATGAGTAAACTTGGAACTTTTATTATGGAGAATGTAAAGGATGTGGCTGAAGAAGTTAGCAAAGCGCTTATCCAACTTTCTGATAAAAGAATGGGAGCTTTGATAGCTATAGAAAGGAAAGTCCCCCTTGATTCTTATATAAGATCAGGGATTAAGATGGAAGCTTTGGTTTCTTCGGATCTTCTTGTTTCTATTTTTTCTATATATTCTCCTCTTCATGATGGTGCAGTAATAATAAGGGAGGATCAAATAGTTGCAGCAAGAACGATCTTGCCGCTTACAGACCATCCCGATTTAAGTCCTACCCTTGGAACAAGACATAGAGCTGCTATTGGTCTTACAGAGGAAACAGATGCTATTTGTTTGGTTGTTTCGGAGGAGACAGGAGCAATCTCAATGGCTGTGGGTGGAGACTATTATGGAGATTTAGATCATAAGGAGCTGAAAAACACTATATATGATATGTTAGAGAGGTAG
- the folE gene encoding GTP cyclohydrolase I FolE, with amino-acid sequence MDEERIKKAIREIIEALGEDPEREGLKRTPERVARMYLDFFKGINEKPEKAIRVYPTPHYDEIIILKNIPFFSFCEHHLLPFFGEVHIAYIPKDDKITGYSNLVEIVQIYSGRLQLQERMTSEIADSIMKVLNPMGVLVIIEARQLCLEIQGLKKIGQKTVTSAIRGAFKKESTRLEALSLIGYEG; translated from the coding sequence ATGGACGAGGAAAGAATAAAGAAGGCGATAAGAGAAATAATTGAAGCATTAGGGGAAGACCCTGAAAGGGAAGGATTAAAAAGAACTCCAGAGAGAGTCGCAAGGATGTATTTGGATTTCTTTAAGGGAATAAATGAGAAGCCTGAAAAGGCAATAAGAGTTTACCCAACACCTCATTATGATGAAATTATAATATTGAAAAACATCCCATTTTTTTCTTTTTGCGAGCATCATTTGTTACCCTTTTTTGGAGAAGTTCATATTGCTTATATTCCAAAGGATGATAAGATAACAGGTTATTCAAATCTCGTTGAAATTGTTCAGATTTATTCTGGACGTCTCCAACTTCAAGAGAGAATGACCTCTGAAATCGCCGATTCAATAATGAAGGTTTTGAATCCTATGGGCGTTCTTGTAATTATAGAAGCCAGACAACTTTGTTTGGAAATTCAAGGGCTGAAAAAAATTGGGCAGAAAACAGTCACTTCTGCTATTAGAGGTGCATTTAAGAAAGAATCTACACGCCTTGAGGCTCTTAGTCTAATTGGTTATGAAGGTTAG